A window from Chryseobacterium vaccae encodes these proteins:
- a CDS encoding helix-turn-helix domain-containing protein, whose translation MPLIFEDHYKKLGLEVFSERNLEAVQSNAFISDIKILFIPEGYELTVDFSHYKTSKPSLFFLTGQHMKIEKGKEEALLLYYNRDFYCIQIHDKEVACDGLLFHNVFEIPFVEIDPEEATDFKKLFQHIREELEYKDSSAEEMIRTYVKQIIIRATRKWKQQNLDHDTVKISGTELDVFRDFSRHLEIHFRKKHNVSDYAELLHIAPKTLTHKFKSLRLESPNQFIINRILLEAKRLLFYTDKPVKEIAYNLGYEDPAYFNRLFTQKTGSTPSNFKKNYTSGKKYNI comes from the coding sequence ATGCCGCTCATTTTTGAAGATCATTATAAAAAACTGGGGCTTGAAGTGTTTTCGGAAAGAAATCTGGAAGCCGTTCAAAGCAATGCTTTCATATCTGACATTAAAATCCTTTTCATTCCTGAAGGCTATGAACTAACAGTAGATTTCAGCCATTACAAAACTTCAAAACCTTCTTTATTTTTTCTTACCGGACAGCATATGAAGATTGAAAAGGGAAAAGAAGAGGCTTTATTACTCTATTATAATCGTGATTTTTACTGTATCCAGATTCATGATAAAGAAGTAGCCTGCGATGGGCTTTTATTCCATAATGTATTTGAAATTCCATTTGTTGAAATTGATCCTGAAGAAGCAACAGATTTCAAAAAGCTGTTTCAACATATAAGAGAAGAGCTTGAATATAAAGATTCTTCGGCTGAAGAAATGATACGAACGTATGTAAAACAGATTATCATCCGTGCCACCAGAAAATGGAAACAACAAAATCTTGATCATGACACTGTAAAAATTTCAGGTACCGAACTTGATGTTTTCAGAGATTTCAGCAGACATCTGGAAATTCATTTCAGGAAGAAACATAATGTATCAGATTACGCCGAGCTGCTTCATATCGCTCCGAAAACTTTAACGCACAAATTTAAAAGCCTTAGACTCGAATCTCCCAACCAGTTTATCATTAACAGAATTTTGCTGGAAGCCAAAAGGTTATTATTTTATACGGATAAACCTGTTAAGGAGATCGCCTATAATCTGGGATATGAAGATCCAGCCTATTTCAACCGATTATTTACTCAAAAAACAGGAAGCACTCCTTCCAATTTCAAAAAAAATTACACTTCAGGAAAAAAGTACAATATTTAA
- a CDS encoding SusD/RagB family nutrient-binding outer membrane lipoprotein, translating to MKNKIKTILIGGLVTSSILSCTSDFEDINSQYSGLGSEQLNADFVQLVNPLKQMQRNLAHPTDWVYQLQTNLNADMYSGLFSTATAYNGGKNNTTYFIMDGWNERIMMTQLEDVFQQIKNFSTVSAKNYAGIDFSHSLAVLQILRVMASQKVSDAHGPVIYSKYLTPNPNGITDVDSQQEAYNHFIQDLTSAITSLQKSIGTEDQSVLKKGDVVFGGNAASWARLANSLKLRLAMRISYADPVKSKQYAEEALSSSAGLIETNSQNALVSYGGASPLYNIIYSWGDCKIGAPLMAYMNGFNDPRISSYAKPAVDPTVNGQYIGVRLGVDMGGSKDRYGNFSQPAATSAAGDYFSNSDGKNKIMTAAEIWFLKAEAAIRGYAGAGDAGTNYNKGVEMSFAEWGKSSSYATYIEDAVSVEAPYIDTKNASNSILAGSPMLSTITIKWNNGDSFERKLERIITQKWIGIYPDGPEAWAEQRRTGYPVIFKNVLNDSQGTISTDAMIRRVPIPTKYRNNTLNYAQALQYLGGPDTGGTKLWWDKK from the coding sequence ATGAAAAATAAAATAAAAACAATATTAATCGGAGGATTGGTAACCTCTTCAATTTTAAGCTGTACAAGCGATTTTGAAGATATTAATTCTCAGTATTCAGGTCTTGGAAGTGAGCAGTTAAATGCTGATTTTGTACAACTGGTAAATCCGCTAAAGCAGATGCAGAGAAATCTGGCACATCCTACAGATTGGGTTTATCAGCTGCAAACCAATTTAAATGCAGATATGTATAGTGGTCTTTTTAGTACTGCCACGGCATATAACGGAGGTAAAAATAATACCACTTATTTTATAATGGACGGATGGAATGAAAGAATAATGATGACCCAGCTGGAAGATGTTTTCCAGCAGATTAAGAATTTTTCCACCGTTTCAGCAAAAAACTATGCAGGGATAGATTTCTCCCATTCATTGGCCGTTTTACAAATATTGAGAGTAATGGCCTCTCAAAAAGTTTCAGATGCACATGGCCCGGTAATATACAGTAAGTATCTGACGCCAAACCCTAATGGAATTACCGATGTAGACAGCCAGCAGGAGGCCTATAATCATTTTATCCAGGATCTTACATCAGCAATTACTTCACTTCAGAAAAGCATCGGTACCGAAGATCAGTCAGTTCTTAAAAAAGGAGATGTTGTATTTGGTGGAAATGCCGCTTCCTGGGCCCGTCTCGCAAATTCATTGAAATTGAGACTGGCCATGAGGATTAGCTATGCAGATCCGGTAAAGTCAAAACAATATGCTGAGGAAGCATTAAGCTCTTCAGCCGGTCTGATCGAAACTAATAGCCAGAATGCATTAGTAAGTTATGGTGGTGCTTCTCCTTTATATAATATCATTTATTCATGGGGAGACTGCAAAATTGGAGCCCCTTTAATGGCTTATATGAACGGATTTAATGACCCGCGGATTTCATCATATGCCAAACCGGCAGTTGATCCTACAGTAAACGGACAATACATTGGAGTAAGGCTTGGGGTTGATATGGGAGGAAGTAAAGACCGTTATGGTAACTTTTCCCAGCCAGCTGCCACCTCTGCCGCCGGAGATTATTTTTCAAATTCTGATGGCAAAAACAAAATTATGACTGCCGCAGAAATCTGGTTCCTGAAAGCAGAAGCAGCCATCAGAGGCTATGCCGGAGCAGGAGATGCAGGAACCAATTATAATAAAGGAGTTGAAATGTCCTTTGCAGAATGGGGAAAAAGCTCTTCATATGCAACGTATATAGAAGATGCCGTTTCTGTGGAAGCTCCTTATATTGATACTAAAAATGCATCAAACAGTATTCTGGCAGGAAGTCCAATGCTGAGCACCATTACCATCAAATGGAACAATGGAGATTCTTTTGAAAGAAAGCTTGAGAGAATCATAACCCAGAAATGGATTGGCATTTATCCTGACGGACCCGAAGCGTGGGCAGAACAAAGAAGAACAGGCTATCCTGTGATTTTCAAAAATGTCCTGAATGACAGCCAGGGAACCATTAGCACCGATGCCATGATCAGAAGAGTTCCTATCCCAACCAAATATAGAAATAACACCCTGAATTATGCACAGGCTCTACAGTACCTTGGCGGTCCTGATACAGGAGGAACAAAACTGTGGTGGGATAAAAAATAA
- a CDS encoding SusC/RagA family TonB-linked outer membrane protein — protein sequence MRKTVIPVLLAISLSAHAQETKKADTAKTTKIEEVVVTSLGIKRQARSLTYSSQQIGGDELTEVKTPNLLNSINGKVSNVQINKTNGGVGGSVRVVMRGDKSTRNSQPLYVIDGIPIINGVGGPNVDFYASMPDVGDILSTINPEDIESINFLKGASASALYGSQGSNGAVLITTKKGKAGRSNITYSTSLTMDNVYALPELQNSYLQTIPYNPSAGATGSLQSWGAKGESKDYTKDFFRTGMTWINSLSFQSGNEKSTNLFSFGNTTNKGVIPTSSFDQYNLNFRNSSKFFDDKLTLDVNVMASMQNTKNRLTPGSYFSPLTNLYWLPRGINFDNFSGDNYTYFNQERYLPAQNWWAVAPDGSFSVESQNPYWILNRNAVTTKNKNFYGSAALSYAINPWLTAKIRGNYSYFDSDTQRNVAVFSLPVILGGNNNGKIYKNLYDNRSTYGDVLLSGNPHIGDNFTLDFTVGASISDKRASVTSIENNLLVVPNQFTLNNLQWTGQNGNGQNYTITGTRRQDQSVFASANIGFKNKLYLDLTFRNDWSSTLAGLGNVSFDYESVGVNAILSDIVKLPDLFSFWKVRGSYAIVGNALDPTFTMPQLIFNAGNIVGTYSAYPVVREGYESLFPRPEENKTFEVGTDIRLFKNRARLDFTYYNSNNSHQYLQGIEASSDLSVTFGGKLDINAGKIRNTGFESSLAVDIFKREKFSWTSILNISANRNKIVELFPSQYFNDSDEKLFTLLGGGYNKLKLGGSFGDIYGKTFKRDGEGRIIVSDHGVPLFDTGAVDYLGNPNPKFMLGLNNSFSIGKLNIDFLIDGRFGGKVLGYTQMMNDRYGVSKVTADARDNGGVTINNAVTENGQAYTGKTDAKEYYEAVSNVEEAYMYSGTAIRLRQASISYTFNLKSGFLQNATVGVTGSNLFFLYKKAPFDPEQVSGVNPGGVGVDMFGMPITRSLGVSLKATF from the coding sequence ATGAGAAAAACTGTTATACCGGTTTTATTAGCTATTTCTTTATCTGCTCATGCACAGGAAACGAAGAAGGCAGATACTGCTAAAACAACCAAAATAGAAGAAGTGGTTGTTACTTCTTTGGGGATAAAAAGGCAGGCGCGGTCTTTAACCTATTCGAGCCAGCAGATTGGCGGGGATGAGCTTACGGAGGTAAAAACGCCTAATCTTCTCAATTCCATCAACGGAAAAGTTTCCAACGTGCAAATCAATAAAACCAACGGTGGGGTCGGAGGATCTGTGAGGGTGGTGATGAGAGGGGATAAATCCACAAGAAACAGCCAGCCGCTGTATGTGATTGATGGAATTCCTATTATCAATGGTGTTGGAGGTCCGAATGTAGATTTTTATGCTTCTATGCCGGATGTAGGAGATATATTGAGTACTATAAATCCTGAAGATATAGAAAGTATTAACTTTTTGAAAGGGGCATCTGCTTCGGCTTTGTATGGGTCACAAGGAAGTAATGGAGCTGTATTGATTACGACAAAAAAAGGTAAAGCAGGAAGAAGCAATATAACCTATTCAACCAGTCTGACGATGGATAATGTATATGCTTTGCCTGAATTACAGAACAGCTATCTGCAAACGATACCTTATAATCCTTCCGCAGGGGCAACAGGATCTTTGCAAAGCTGGGGTGCAAAAGGAGAATCCAAAGATTATACAAAAGATTTTTTCAGAACAGGAATGACCTGGATTAATAGTCTCAGTTTTCAATCAGGAAATGAAAAAAGTACCAACTTATTTTCCTTTGGTAATACAACGAATAAAGGGGTAATTCCAACTTCTTCTTTTGATCAGTATAACCTTAATTTCAGAAATTCCAGTAAGTTTTTTGATGATAAACTCACCTTGGATGTCAATGTAATGGCCTCTATGCAGAACACAAAGAATAGGCTTACTCCAGGTTCTTATTTTTCACCTCTTACTAATCTTTATTGGTTGCCAAGAGGTATTAATTTTGATAATTTTAGTGGCGATAATTATACCTATTTTAATCAGGAAAGATATTTGCCGGCCCAAAATTGGTGGGCGGTTGCTCCTGATGGAAGCTTCAGCGTAGAATCCCAAAACCCATATTGGATATTAAATAGAAATGCTGTTACCACCAAGAATAAAAACTTCTATGGTTCAGCAGCGCTAAGTTATGCTATTAATCCATGGCTGACAGCAAAAATCAGAGGAAACTACAGCTATTTTGATTCTGATACGCAGAGAAATGTTGCTGTTTTCTCATTACCGGTAATATTAGGAGGAAATAATAATGGTAAAATTTACAAAAACCTGTATGATAACAGATCTACTTACGGAGATGTTTTATTAAGCGGAAACCCACATATCGGAGATAACTTTACTCTGGATTTTACGGTGGGCGCAAGTATTAGTGATAAAAGAGCTTCTGTAACCAGTATAGAAAACAATCTATTGGTGGTACCTAATCAGTTTACCTTAAATAATCTGCAATGGACAGGGCAAAATGGAAATGGACAAAATTATACAATTACAGGTACAAGAAGACAGGATCAATCTGTTTTTGCAAGTGCTAATATTGGATTTAAGAATAAGCTATATTTAGATTTGACTTTCAGAAATGACTGGTCATCTACTTTAGCCGGGTTAGGAAATGTTTCTTTCGACTATGAATCTGTAGGGGTGAATGCCATTCTATCGGATATCGTAAAACTTCCGGATTTATTTAGTTTCTGGAAAGTAAGAGGCTCCTATGCGATTGTAGGTAATGCTTTGGATCCTACATTTACCATGCCGCAATTAATTTTTAATGCAGGAAATATCGTAGGAACATATAGCGCCTATCCAGTTGTTCGTGAGGGCTATGAATCACTTTTTCCAAGGCCTGAAGAAAATAAAACGTTTGAAGTAGGAACTGATATTCGGTTATTTAAAAACAGAGCGAGACTTGATTTTACGTATTATAATTCCAACAATTCTCATCAGTATCTTCAGGGTATTGAGGCTTCCTCAGACCTTTCTGTAACTTTTGGAGGAAAATTGGATATTAATGCTGGTAAAATACGAAACACAGGATTTGAATCTTCTCTGGCGGTAGATATTTTCAAAAGAGAAAAGTTTTCATGGACATCAATACTTAATATATCTGCCAACAGGAATAAAATTGTTGAACTTTTCCCTTCACAATATTTCAATGATTCCGATGAAAAACTTTTTACCCTGTTAGGAGGAGGATATAACAAATTGAAATTAGGTGGTTCTTTTGGTGATATTTATGGAAAAACTTTTAAACGTGATGGGGAAGGAAGGATTATTGTAAGCGATCATGGAGTTCCTTTATTTGATACCGGGGCTGTAGACTATTTAGGTAATCCGAATCCTAAATTTATGCTTGGTCTCAATAATTCCTTCAGTATAGGAAAACTTAATATAGACTTTCTGATAGACGGAAGATTTGGCGGAAAGGTATTAGGGTATACTCAAATGATGAATGACAGATACGGGGTAAGTAAAGTAACTGCAGATGCCCGTGATAATGGCGGGGTTACCATTAATAATGCAGTGACCGAAAATGGACAGGCCTATACAGGGAAAACAGATGCAAAAGAATACTACGAAGCAGTTTCTAATGTTGAGGAAGCTTATATGTATAGCGGAACCGCTATAAGATTACGTCAGGCTTCAATTTCATATACATTTAATCTGAAGTCCGGATTTTTGCAGAATGCAACGGTCGGAGTAACAGGATCTAATCTTTTCTTTTTATACAAGAAGGCTCCTTTTGATCCGGAACAGGTGTCAGGCGTAAATCCGGGAGGTGTAGGAGTAGATATGTTTGGTATGCCGATAACCAGATCTCTAGGTGTTTCATTAAAAGCAACTTTCTAA
- a CDS encoding OsmC family protein — protein sequence MRRNATAVWNGTIKEGKGHLTTQSTTLNETQYSFNSRFADGVGTNPEELLAAAHAGCFTMKLSAELSQAGYNPEELKTTSVITLDPSIGKITKSELTLTAKVPGISEEEFQKYAKIAEEGCPVSAAFNFEITLNATLA from the coding sequence ATGAGACGTAACGCAACAGCCGTTTGGAACGGTACCATCAAAGAAGGAAAAGGACACTTAACTACTCAGAGTACCACCTTAAACGAAACTCAGTATTCTTTTAACAGCCGTTTTGCCGATGGTGTAGGAACCAATCCTGAAGAACTTCTGGCAGCAGCACACGCGGGATGCTTTACCATGAAACTAAGCGCGGAACTTTCCCAGGCAGGTTACAATCCTGAAGAATTAAAAACAACTTCCGTCATCACTCTTGACCCAAGTATCGGAAAAATCACAAAATCTGAACTGACTTTAACAGCAAAAGTTCCGGGAATTTCTGAAGAAGAGTTCCAAAAGTACGCTAAAATCGCTGAAGAGGGATGCCCGGTAAGTGCTGCATTCAATTTTGAAATTACTCTGAATGCGACTTTAGCATAA
- a CDS encoding PaaI family thioesterase — translation MDRLTQLQQFIGKEFSQSPSPFMKWLNPVVISAEEGHLQFQYTVRPEWLNPIGNLHGGVTAAIIDDIIGATMFSLNENSFITTINNVIDYFSTAKENDNIVAETKIIKRGRQFVNAQCEIWNADKTRLIARGTSNLFKINN, via the coding sequence ATGGACAGATTAACACAGCTTCAGCAATTTATAGGAAAAGAATTCAGCCAGTCGCCATCACCCTTTATGAAATGGCTTAATCCAGTTGTCATTTCTGCGGAAGAAGGACATCTTCAATTTCAGTATACGGTAAGGCCGGAATGGCTGAACCCGATCGGAAATCTTCACGGCGGTGTAACAGCAGCCATTATTGACGATATCATTGGAGCTACTATGTTTTCTCTGAATGAAAATTCTTTCATCACCACCATCAATAATGTGATTGATTATTTCTCAACTGCAAAAGAAAATGATAATATTGTAGCCGAAACAAAAATTATAAAAAGAGGCCGGCAGTTTGTGAATGCCCAATGCGAAATATGGAATGCAGACAAGACAAGGCTTATTGCCAGAGGAACCTCCAATTTATTCAAAATTAATAACTAA
- a CDS encoding TetR/AcrR family transcriptional regulator, whose protein sequence is MSKAEKTRQFIIERTASIFNTKGYMSTSLSDITEATGLTKGSIYGNFENKDEVAIEVYRYNASQLSKIMSRSFGDEFPTTVDKLYAFVAFYRKNWRSVFSNGGCPIMNAATEADDSFPALKNQVKESFEIWTHKISGVIQQGQKNGELNPDVHPDEYAALFIMLIEGGILLSKTTDEEKFLNLALDRITQIIDCELIILSS, encoded by the coding sequence ATGTCAAAGGCAGAAAAGACCAGGCAGTTTATTATTGAAAGAACGGCATCTATATTCAATACTAAAGGGTATATGTCTACCTCACTATCAGACATTACTGAGGCAACAGGCCTTACAAAAGGGAGTATCTATGGAAATTTTGAGAATAAAGACGAAGTGGCTATTGAAGTTTACCGATACAATGCCAGCCAATTGAGCAAAATCATGAGCCGGTCTTTCGGGGACGAGTTTCCAACAACAGTGGATAAGCTTTATGCATTCGTAGCTTTTTACAGAAAAAACTGGCGTTCAGTTTTCTCCAACGGAGGCTGTCCAATTATGAATGCAGCCACTGAAGCGGATGATTCTTTTCCTGCATTGAAAAACCAAGTCAAAGAATCTTTTGAAATTTGGACCCATAAGATTTCCGGAGTCATTCAACAGGGGCAGAAAAACGGAGAGCTCAACCCTGATGTTCATCCCGATGAATATGCAGCTCTTTTCATTATGCTCATTGAAGGCGGGATATTGCTTTCCAAAACTACTGATGAAGAAAAATTCCTGAACCTCGCACTGGACAGGATCACCCAAATAATCGATTGCGAACTCATCATCCTTTCATCTTAA
- a CDS encoding acetyl-CoA C-acetyltransferase, with the protein METKKVAIVGYNRIPFARINTAYADQGNQQLLEAALKGLIQQYHLQGKLLGEVAGGAVIKHISESNLIRESVMNTSLDPATPACDLQQACDTGIEAAIYIGNKIALGQIESGIACGVEAMSNIPFESSLRLRKALLKANKEKSAFGKIKQLLSPKLKDWLPIPYKGQEPKTGLVMGGHTEITAKYYEISREEQDELALKSHQNMAKAYDEGFFDDMITPAFGLDKDNNLRRDTSLEKLSQLKPAFDKQHGTLTAGNSTPFTDGASAVLLAREEWAKANNLPVLAYITFSEVAGIEYVENKQNLLLAPVFAADRMLRKADMRLEDFDFYEIHEAFAAQVLATLKIWEHDDLAKKFGLEKALGKIDRNKLNVKGGSLAAAHPFAATGGRIIATMAKLLHEKGSGKGFISICAARGQGVTMIIEK; encoded by the coding sequence ATGGAAACAAAAAAAGTGGCTATTGTAGGATATAACAGAATTCCTTTTGCCAGAATCAATACAGCGTATGCAGATCAGGGAAACCAGCAATTGCTGGAAGCTGCACTCAAAGGCCTGATACAACAGTACCATCTACAAGGAAAGCTTTTGGGGGAAGTAGCGGGAGGTGCCGTTATCAAACATATTTCCGAAAGCAACCTCATCCGGGAATCTGTTATGAATACATCCCTAGATCCGGCAACTCCGGCCTGTGATCTTCAGCAGGCTTGTGATACGGGAATTGAAGCCGCCATTTATATCGGAAATAAAATTGCATTAGGCCAGATAGAAAGCGGAATTGCCTGCGGTGTAGAAGCCATGAGTAATATTCCTTTTGAATCTTCACTCCGTTTGAGAAAAGCTCTTTTAAAAGCCAATAAAGAGAAATCAGCATTTGGAAAAATAAAACAGTTATTAAGTCCCAAGCTTAAAGACTGGCTGCCCATTCCTTACAAAGGACAGGAACCCAAAACCGGCCTGGTTATGGGCGGACACACAGAAATTACCGCAAAATATTATGAAATTTCCCGTGAAGAACAGGATGAATTAGCTTTAAAAAGCCACCAAAATATGGCAAAAGCTTATGATGAAGGATTTTTTGATGATATGATTACACCAGCTTTTGGACTGGATAAAGACAATAATCTGCGTCGTGATACCAGCTTAGAAAAACTTTCGCAACTGAAACCTGCATTTGACAAACAGCATGGAACGCTGACTGCCGGGAACTCAACCCCTTTTACAGATGGAGCTTCCGCTGTATTATTGGCCAGGGAAGAATGGGCAAAAGCAAATAACCTACCCGTGCTGGCTTATATTACTTTTTCAGAGGTTGCGGGGATTGAATATGTTGAAAACAAACAGAATCTTCTTTTAGCACCTGTTTTTGCAGCCGACAGAATGCTCAGAAAAGCAGATATGAGACTGGAAGATTTTGATTTTTATGAAATTCATGAAGCCTTTGCCGCACAGGTTCTTGCTACCCTGAAGATCTGGGAACATGATGATCTGGCGAAAAAATTCGGACTGGAAAAAGCATTAGGAAAGATCGACAGAAATAAGCTGAATGTAAAAGGAGGAAGTCTTGCAGCTGCTCATCCTTTTGCTGCCACGGGAGGCAGGATCATTGCTACAATGGCCAAGCTTCTCCATGAAAAAGGAAGCGGAAAAGGATTTATCTCCATTTGTGCCGCTCGAGGACAGGGTGTTACGATGATTATAGAAAAATAG
- a CDS encoding AraC family transcriptional regulator — MSKLENILREITPLSPEDSFLVFDRIKASFDFPYHYHPEVEINFVYKGKGYRRMIGDHTGEIGDYELVLVGPNLPHCWANHKCKNRKTHEITVQFNQDFFNQSMMDKNILKPISNLMKDSIRGILFSPELAEKLKDSFLNLSKMSSFESFIEIMKILNELATAEDKTLLSSYSIELETFADNDKMKIVHDFVHKNFESKISLNDAASLVSMSNVTFNRFIKKRTGKTFVNYLNEIRISYAARWLMEKNLTVFETAFEAGFNNIANFNKVFKSIKKTTPTEFKEQFKGVKKIE; from the coding sequence ATGAGCAAGTTAGAAAATATATTGAGAGAAATAACACCGTTATCTCCCGAAGACAGTTTTCTTGTATTTGACCGTATCAAGGCATCGTTTGATTTTCCCTATCATTATCATCCGGAAGTAGAGATCAACTTTGTTTATAAAGGAAAAGGATACCGGCGGATGATTGGCGACCATACCGGGGAGATCGGCGATTATGAACTGGTGCTGGTAGGCCCGAATCTGCCTCATTGCTGGGCCAATCACAAGTGTAAAAACAGAAAGACTCACGAGATTACCGTACAGTTCAATCAGGACTTTTTTAACCAGTCGATGATGGATAAAAATATTCTGAAGCCCATTAGTAATCTGATGAAAGATTCAATCAGGGGGATTTTGTTTTCACCGGAACTGGCGGAAAAACTGAAAGATTCTTTTCTTAATCTATCCAAAATGAGCAGTTTTGAATCTTTTATTGAAATTATGAAGATTCTGAATGAACTGGCCACTGCGGAAGACAAAACATTGCTTTCATCGTACAGTATAGAACTGGAGACGTTTGCTGATAATGATAAAATGAAGATTGTTCATGATTTTGTCCATAAGAATTTTGAAAGTAAAATATCTCTGAATGATGCAGCATCACTGGTTAGTATGAGCAACGTTACCTTTAACAGATTTATTAAAAAAAGAACAGGAAAAACTTTTGTGAATTACCTGAATGAAATCAGGATCAGTTATGCTGCCCGATGGCTGATGGAAAAGAATCTTACGGTTTTTGAAACAGCTTTTGAAGCCGGATTCAACAATATTGCCAATTTCAACAAGGTTTTTAAGTCCATAAAGAAAACAACACCCACTGAATTTAAAGAACAGTTTAAAGGAGTGAAAAAAATTGAATAG
- a CDS encoding MFS transporter: protein MGKNNSETRSVQPIFWISTLYFAMGIPFVTINAVSGIMYKDMGVSDAKITFWTGLIMLSWTLKPLWSPFLEIYKTKKFFVLFTQAAIGVLFALIALSLPLHDFFRYSIALFAVVAFCGATHDVVADGTYITFLSNKEQARYIGWQGAFYNLAKIISSGALVYFAGVLEKTKGVTHAWMIIMGVYALIFFALAVYHYWVLPKEQKNEEDKKDKNAGNIRKELLEVITSFFTKRNILWSVMFIILYRFAEGFAIKIAPLFFKAPRTAGGLGLSTSDIGLIYGTYGSAAFILGSVLAGYFISARGLKKSLIWLCCAFNIPFVVYALLAHYQPEDLFSVGLAVITEYFGYGFGFVGLMLYMMQQIAPGKHKTAHYAFATGIMNLGVMIPGMFSGMISDWIGYKMFFIWVLVATIPAFIVTLLVPFPYPEKPKEEPIS, encoded by the coding sequence ATGGGAAAAAACAATTCTGAGACACGTTCAGTACAACCTATTTTCTGGATCTCAACATTATACTTTGCAATGGGAATTCCCTTTGTAACCATTAATGCTGTTTCCGGAATTATGTATAAAGACATGGGTGTTTCAGATGCAAAGATTACCTTCTGGACGGGGCTTATTATGCTTTCGTGGACTTTAAAGCCTCTCTGGAGCCCCTTTCTGGAAATCTATAAAACAAAAAAATTCTTTGTCCTTTTTACTCAGGCAGCCATAGGAGTGCTTTTTGCCCTGATCGCATTAAGTCTTCCTCTTCATGATTTTTTCAGGTACAGCATTGCTCTTTTTGCAGTGGTTGCTTTCTGCGGAGCCACACACGACGTAGTAGCAGACGGTACCTATATTACCTTTCTCTCTAATAAAGAACAGGCAAGATATATCGGCTGGCAGGGCGCATTCTATAATCTGGCCAAAATTATCAGCAGTGGTGCTTTGGTTTATTTTGCCGGAGTTCTGGAAAAAACAAAAGGAGTTACCCATGCTTGGATGATCATCATGGGGGTGTATGCTCTTATATTTTTCGCTTTAGCAGTTTATCATTATTGGGTATTGCCGAAAGAACAGAAAAATGAAGAGGACAAAAAAGATAAAAACGCAGGAAATATCCGTAAAGAACTGCTGGAAGTAATCACATCCTTCTTTACCAAACGGAATATATTATGGTCGGTTATGTTTATCATCTTATACCGTTTTGCCGAAGGATTTGCCATTAAGATCGCGCCTTTATTTTTTAAGGCTCCGAGAACAGCAGGAGGATTAGGATTATCCACTTCAGATATCGGCCTTATTTATGGAACATACGGCTCTGCGGCATTTATTTTAGGATCCGTACTGGCGGGATATTTCATTTCGGCAAGAGGACTTAAAAAATCCCTGATCTGGCTTTGTTGTGCATTTAATATACCGTTTGTAGTGTATGCATTGCTGGCGCATTATCAGCCGGAAGATCTTTTTTCAGTAGGCTTGGCTGTAATAACGGAATATTTCGGTTACGGATTTGGTTTTGTAGGACTGATGCTGTACATGATGCAGCAGATTGCTCCCGGAAAACACAAGACGGCCCATTATGCATTTGCCACAGGAATTATGAATCTGGGAGTAATGATTCCCGGAATGTTCAGTGGAATGATCAGCGACTGGATAGGATATAAAATGTTTTTCATCTGGGTGCTTGTTGCCACCATACCGGCATTCATTGTAACATTGCTGGTTCCGTTCCCGTATCCTGAAAAACCCAAAGAAGAACCAATCAGTTAA